In the genome of Achromobacter sp. MFA1 R4, the window CTGCGGCTGAAGGTCGGCATGATCTTCCAGCAGTTCAACCTGTTTCCGCACCTGACCGTGGGACGCAACGTGATGCTGTCGCCCATGGTGGCCAAGCGCATGCCGGAGCGCGAGGCCGCGGACATGGCCCGCGCCATGCTGACCCGGGTGGGGCTGGACCATAAGTTCGACGCCTGGCCGGACGAGCTTTCCGGCGGGCAGCAGCAGCGGGTGGCGATCGCCCGCGCGCTGGCGATGCAGCCGCTGGCGCTGCTGTGCGATGAAATCACGTCGGCGCTGGACCCGGAGCTGGTCAACGAGGTGCTGGCGGTGGTGCGCGAGCTGGCGGCCGACGGGATGACGCTGCTGATGGTGACGCACGAAATGCGGTTTGCGCGCGAGGTCTGCGACCGCGTGGTGTTCATGCACCAGGGACGGGTCCATGAGATCGGTCCCCCGGAAACGCTCTTTACCGCGCCCGCCACGCCCGAATTGCGCCAATTCCTCGGAATGACGAATCTTTAAGCCGGCAGGTAAAAATGCACCACATGTCCTGGTGCGCATGGCTCTATCGCGGGTGCGGCGCGGTTTCTATATTCAGGTTGTCCGCCGCCGGACTTCGGGTTTCCCCGGCGCGGGTTCACCCCACCTGAGACCTGAGGAGCGATGACATGGACAAGGACCGCATCAAGGGCGCCGCCAAGGAAGTCAAGGGCGCGATCAAGGAAACGGCGGGCAAAGTGACGGGCAGCACCCGCACCGAGGCCGAGGGCAAAGTGGAAAAAGCCGAGGGCAAGGTGCAGCGGAATGTGGGCGAGGCCAAGGATCAGGCACGGGACTTGCTGGACAAATAATTGCGGCTGCCAGTCGGCATGAACCGCACTGTCCAATGAACGCCCGAAGGAGAAGAACATGACCCACCGAATTTGGCTTGCACTGATGCTGGCGATCACCGCCGTGACGGCCGGCTGCAACACGATGGAAGGTGCCGGCAAAGACATCGAACGAGGCGGGGAGAAGATCCAGGAGCAGGCCAAGTAGGCGCGGCCAGCTGCACACGAGGCCGGCGCGATGCATTCGCGCCGGCTTTTTCTCGTCTGTAAAAAAGGGGACGCGGCGCCTCAGCGCGAAAAGCCGCGCGCCGCGATCTCCCAGATGTCCTCGACCACGCCGTCGCGCACGACCACCAACCCGTCATGCAGGTTGAAGGTCGGATCGACGTGCGAGGGCACCAGGCGCAGCACGGCTCCCAGCGCGGGCGCCTGCGCCCCCGGCTCGACCCGCACGACGCCGTGCTCGTCGTTGATGGCGGTGTACGTCAGGCCCGGTTCGCCAAAGATGGCGGGCGGCCCGCATTCGGCCGTGGTCGACTTCAGGCCGGCATCCAGGATCACCCGGTCCGGCGCGGGCACGCTCATGACCGTGGACAGCACGAACAGGCTGTTCTGGAACGCCAGCGGGCCGTCCCATTCGTTGGCGCCGTAGTCGCCGTCCATGAAGGCATAGGAGCCCGCCTGCAATTCGGTGTAGACGCCGCTGGCCGCATCGAACTCCACGCTGCCGGTGCCGCCGCCGGTGATCGTGTCGCACGCGATGCCGCTTTCACGCAGCAGTTGCGCGTAGGACGCCGCGATGCGGGCCGCCTGGCGGCACACTTGGGCGCGCGCTTCGCGCGTGCGCAGGTGCTGGACCGAGCCGTGATAGGCCTGCAGGCCCGCGAAGTTCACGCCCGGCAGGTCGCGCGCCTGCTGCGCCAGCGCCAGCACGAGGGCGTCGTCCGACACCCCGCAACGGCCCTGGCCAACGTCCACTTCGACCAGCACATCGACCTGGGCGCCTGCCTGGGACACCGCCTGCGACACCTGCGCCAGGTTCTGCGCGTTGTCCACGCACACGCTGATCTTGGCCACGCGCGCAAGCTGCCCCAGCAGCGCCAGCTTGGCCGCGCCGACGACTTCATTGCTGATGTGGATGTCGCGCACGCCCGCCGCGACGAAGGGCAGGGCTTCGCTGACCTTCTGGCAGCAGATGCCGCGCGCGCCCAGCGCAAGCTGGCGCAGTGCGATTTCCGGGCACTTGTGCGCCTTGGCATGCGGCCGCAGCGCCACGTCATGGCGGTCGGCCCAGGCCTGCATGGCGCGCAGGTTGGCCTCGAACGGGGCCAGGTCCAGCACCAGGCTGGGCGTGTCGACGCGGTCCAGCGGATCGCCCGGCTGCGCGGGTGGGGGCAGCGCAATGCCGCGTATGACTTCCTGGGACATCCTGATGACTCCGTAGTCTGACTGCTTGAGATGTAACGCACGCATAACCAAAGCGGGACCACCCATAACCAAACGGGCGATGCACCCCCAGGTAAACGATAGCCCCGTAACCATTGGCTACCAGTGGGCTACATGACAGAATTTCATCATGAAAACGGCCCCCAAGGGGAGGCCCATTTCCGGCGCGCCAGCCAGGTGCGCCGGCGATGACAAGACGAACCTCGTCACCTGATTGAACTGTCAACAAATTCCGGAGAAGCACGCATGAAACTCAAGCAATGGATCACCGCCCTGACCGTCGCGGTCGCCGCCGTGGGCGCCACGGGCGCCGCGCAGGCCCAGCAGTTCTTCCGCATCGGCACGGGCGGCACCGCCGGCACGTACTACCCCATCGGCGGCATCATCGCCAACGCCGTGTCGCAGCCCGGCAAGCTCGTGGCGACCGCTGTCGCCTCCAACGGCTCGGTGGCCAATATCAACGGCATCCTGGGCGGCTCGTTCGAAGCGGGCTTCACGCAATCGGACGTGGCGTACTGGGCCTATAGCGGCACGGGCACCTTCGAAGGCAAGCCCAAGGCCCAGGACCTGCGCCTGATCGCCACCCTGTATCCGGAAAGCATCCACCTGGTGACGCGCAAGGGCGCGGGCATCAAGAGCGTGGCCGACCTGAAGGGCAAGCGCGTGTCCATGGACGAGCCGGGCTCCGGCACGCTGGTCGACGTGCGCCTGATCCTGGGCGCCTATGGCATGACCGACAAGGACATCAAGGCCGAATACCTCAAGCCCAACCAGGCTGGCGACAAGCTCAAGGACGGCGGCCTGGACGCGTTCTTCTTCGTGGGCGGCGCCCCCGCCGGCGCCATCGCGGAACTGGCGTCCAGCGGCGCCGGCATCGAGATCGTGCCGCTGGTCGGCCCGGAAATCGACGCCCTGCGCGCCAAGCAGGAGTTCTTCACGCCCGACACCATCGCCGCCAACACCTACCAGAACGTCGGCGAAGTGAAGACCATCTCGGTCAACGCGCAGATGGTGACGTCGGCCAAGCTGCCGGAACAGGTCGTGTATGACGTGACCAAGGCGCTGTACAGCGACGCCACGCGCAAGACGCTGGACAACGGCCACGCCAAGGGCAAGCTGATCACGCGCGAAAACGCCATCAAGGGCGCGGGCATCCCGTTCCACCCGGGCGCCGAGAAGTTCTACAAGGAAATCGGCCTGATGAAGTAAGCCCCCCCCGAGCGCCTGCGGCGCTTCCCCCCAGGGGGCGCCGCAGCGGACCGGCGGAGCCGGATCCGCGCGGCCTGGCTTGGGCGGCCAACGTGCTTTTTGCGTGGTGGCTGCCTTTGTGGGGTGGACGGATCGTTGCAAGTCTTTATGTGGCGGCGTTGGCTTTTGCGCCGCCTTTGAGCAGGGCCGCCGATGCGCGGCCCTGCTTGTTGAGTCATCTTGAGAATCACCGCGATGCAAATCGACCACGAAAAAACCCAGCAACTGGCGGAGAAGTACGATTCGGAAATCCGCTTCCGGCCGCTGGACAAGACCGCCACCTGGATCGTGTCGGGCCTGCTGGTCACGCTTTCGATCTTTCATTACTACACCGCCGGATTCGGCCTGCTGCGTGAAGCCACGCACCGCGGCGTGCACCTGGCTTTCGTGCTGAGCCTGATCTTCCTGGTGTTCGGCTTTTCCAAATCGCACTACCAGCGCGAGCCCAAGTCGACCTGGTATGCGCCGGGCGGCATTCCGCTGTACGACTGGATCATCGCCATCGCGCTGGCGCTGTCGGTGATGTACATCCCGTACATCTTCGAAGACCTGGCGTTTCGCGTGGGCAACCCGCTACCCATCGACGTCTTCATGGGATCGATCCTGCTGATCGGCCTGCTGGAGGCCACGCGCCGCGCCATGGGTTGGCCGCTGCCCATCATCGCGCTGGTCTTCATGGCCTATGCCATGTTCGGTCCGTACTTCCCCGGCCTGCTGCAGCATGCGGGCAACAACTGGTCCCAGATCGTCAACCACATGTACCTGACGAGCCAGGGCGTGTACGGGGTGGCGGTAGGCGTGGTGGCGACCTACGTGTTCCATTTCGTGCTGTTCGGGGTGCTTGCGGCCCGCATCGGCCTGGGGCAGCTGTTCCTGGATGTGGCCTCCACGATCGCGGGACGCTACGCCGGCGGTCCCGCCAAGGTGTCGGTGTTCGGCTCGGCCATGTTCGGCATGCTGTCCGGTTCGTCGGTGGCCAATGCCGTCACGGTCGGCTCGCTGACCATCCCCGCCATGATCCGCATCGGTTATCCGCGGCACTTCGCCGCGGGCGTCGAAGCCGCCAGCAGCACCGGCGGCCAGATCACGCCCCCGATCATGGGCGCGGCAGCCTTCCTGATGATCGAGTTCCTGGGCATTCCCTACCAGCAGATCGCGATCGCGGGCATCTTCCCGGCGTTCCTGTATTTCTTCGGCATGTTCATGCAGGTGCATTTCGAGGCCAAGCGCGAAGGCCTGCGCGGCCTGACCCCCGAGGAAATGCCCAAGCTCAAGCAGTCTTTCAAGATGCGCTGGCCGACGCTGATCCCGCTTGCCCTGCTGATCGGCGTGCTGGCCAGCGGACGCACGCCGTATCTGGCCGCGTTCGCAGGCATCACGGGCTGCATCGTGGTGGGCCTCTTGAACCCGTCCCAGCGCCTGCGCCTGCGCGACCTGTACGAAGCCTTCGAAACGGGCGCGAAATACGCCCTGGCCGTGGGCGCGGCCGCCGGCACGGTCGGCATCGTGATCGGCGTGGTAACCCTGACCGGCGTGGGATTCAAGATTTCCTACATCGTGATTTCCGCGGCCCAGGCGATCGCCGGCGGCGCGGCCATGGTGATTCCCGACGCGCTGGCCAACGTGCAGACGCTGACCCTGATCGCCGCCCTCGTCATGACGGGCCTGGTGTGCATCCTGATGGGTTGCGGCATTCCCACCACCGCCAACTACCTCATCATGGTGGCCGTTGCCGCGCCCACGCTGGTGCAGCTGGGGGTGCAGCCCATCGCCGCGCACTTCTTCGTGTTCTATTTCGGCATCCTCGCGGACATCACGCCGCCAGTGGCGCTGGCGGCCTACGCGGCGGCGGGCATGGCGGGCAGCGATCCCTTCAAGACCGGCAACACGGCGTTCAGGCTGGGCATCACCAAGCTCATCGTGCCGTTCGTCTTCGTGTTCTCGCCGTCGCTGCTGATCTCGGTGCAGGGCTTCACGTGGTACGACTTCTTCGTGACCCTGTTTGGCTGCATGATCGGTCTGG includes:
- a CDS encoding amino acid ABC transporter ATP-binding protein, coding for MPLIALEDVRKKFGDNEVLKGVTLRVDPGEVIAIIGKSGSGKSTLLRCINGLEQIDGGAIMVADAQLGNDELRLRALRLKVGMIFQQFNLFPHLTVGRNVMLSPMVAKRMPEREAADMARAMLTRVGLDHKFDAWPDELSGGQQQRVAIARALAMQPLALLCDEITSALDPELVNEVLAVVRELAADGMTLLMVTHEMRFAREVCDRVVFMHQGRVHEIGPPETLFTAPATPELRQFLGMTNL
- a CDS encoding CsbD family protein, with product MDKDRIKGAAKEVKGAIKETAGKVTGSTRTEAEGKVEKAEGKVQRNVGEAKDQARDLLDK
- a CDS encoding entericidin A/B family lipoprotein codes for the protein MTHRIWLALMLAITAVTAGCNTMEGAGKDIERGGEKIQEQAK
- a CDS encoding DSD1 family PLP-dependent enzyme, giving the protein MSQEVIRGIALPPPAQPGDPLDRVDTPSLVLDLAPFEANLRAMQAWADRHDVALRPHAKAHKCPEIALRQLALGARGICCQKVSEALPFVAAGVRDIHISNEVVGAAKLALLGQLARVAKISVCVDNAQNLAQVSQAVSQAGAQVDVLVEVDVGQGRCGVSDDALVLALAQQARDLPGVNFAGLQAYHGSVQHLRTREARAQVCRQAARIAASYAQLLRESGIACDTITGGGTGSVEFDAASGVYTELQAGSYAFMDGDYGANEWDGPLAFQNSLFVLSTVMSVPAPDRVILDAGLKSTTAECGPPAIFGEPGLTYTAINDEHGVVRVEPGAQAPALGAVLRLVPSHVDPTFNLHDGLVVVRDGVVEDIWEIAARGFSR
- a CDS encoding TAXI family TRAP transporter solute-binding subunit, with the translated sequence MKLKQWITALTVAVAAVGATGAAQAQQFFRIGTGGTAGTYYPIGGIIANAVSQPGKLVATAVASNGSVANINGILGGSFEAGFTQSDVAYWAYSGTGTFEGKPKAQDLRLIATLYPESIHLVTRKGAGIKSVADLKGKRVSMDEPGSGTLVDVRLILGAYGMTDKDIKAEYLKPNQAGDKLKDGGLDAFFFVGGAPAGAIAELASSGAGIEIVPLVGPEIDALRAKQEFFTPDTIAANTYQNVGEVKTISVNAQMVTSAKLPEQVVYDVTKALYSDATRKTLDNGHAKGKLITRENAIKGAGIPFHPGAEKFYKEIGLMK
- a CDS encoding TRAP transporter permease, with translation MQIDHEKTQQLAEKYDSEIRFRPLDKTATWIVSGLLVTLSIFHYYTAGFGLLREATHRGVHLAFVLSLIFLVFGFSKSHYQREPKSTWYAPGGIPLYDWIIAIALALSVMYIPYIFEDLAFRVGNPLPIDVFMGSILLIGLLEATRRAMGWPLPIIALVFMAYAMFGPYFPGLLQHAGNNWSQIVNHMYLTSQGVYGVAVGVVATYVFHFVLFGVLAARIGLGQLFLDVASTIAGRYAGGPAKVSVFGSAMFGMLSGSSVANAVTVGSLTIPAMIRIGYPRHFAAGVEAASSTGGQITPPIMGAAAFLMIEFLGIPYQQIAIAGIFPAFLYFFGMFMQVHFEAKREGLRGLTPEEMPKLKQSFKMRWPTLIPLALLIGVLASGRTPYLAAFAGITGCIVVGLLNPSQRLRLRDLYEAFETGAKYALAVGAAAGTVGIVIGVVTLTGVGFKISYIVISAAQAIAGGAAMVIPDALANVQTLTLIAALVMTGLVCILMGCGIPTTANYLIMVAVAAPTLVQLGVQPIAAHFFVFYFGILADITPPVALAAYAAAGMAGSDPFKTGNTAFRLGITKLIVPFVFVFSPSLLISVQGFTWYDFFVTLFGCMIGLVLLSAAFSRYMLVTMKSWERWLCTMGALLSILPGLFSGLIGLAICIPVFIRQLAEHKLENAPKSA